A region of Nostoc sp. 'Peltigera membranacea cyanobiont' N6 DNA encodes the following proteins:
- a CDS encoding RibD family protein, producing the protein MSAIQTTVVLGMTADGKISAVDPQAPRDFDAVDLAHLEFQVSLADLILVGAGTIRAEGVSFKISNSELLAAREVRNQSPQPITCVVSGSLDLSLDLPFWSQDIKRWIFTTRTGLERNSDATTLQKLAELIDLGDTDLDWDRAYSLIAERGIHKVVVLGGGSLTAALLKAGKIDDWWLTIWPIVFGGKNAPSPVEGEGFIPKAAPHLQLVESRQVGSELFLHYRTLK; encoded by the coding sequence ATGTCAGCTATCCAAACAACTGTAGTTCTTGGAATGACGGCAGATGGAAAGATCAGCGCCGTAGATCCTCAAGCACCCCGTGATTTCGATGCAGTTGATCTAGCACATTTGGAGTTTCAAGTCTCACTTGCCGATCTAATCTTGGTAGGAGCAGGGACAATTCGGGCTGAAGGGGTAAGCTTTAAAATTAGCAATTCCGAACTTTTGGCAGCACGTGAAGTTCGGAATCAGTCTCCCCAGCCCATTACCTGCGTTGTCTCAGGTTCCCTCGATCTCTCGCTGGACTTGCCTTTTTGGAGTCAAGATATTAAGCGATGGATATTTACAACACGAACTGGTTTAGAGCGCAATTCTGATGCAACAACCTTGCAAAAACTGGCTGAATTAATTGATTTGGGAGATACAGACCTGGACTGGGATCGGGCCTACAGCTTGATTGCAGAGCGAGGTATTCATAAGGTTGTAGTTTTGGGAGGCGGCTCTTTAACAGCTGCTCTACTAAAGGCTGGAAAAATTGACGACTGGTGGTTGACAATTTGGCCGATCGTTTTTGGAGGAAAGAATGCCCCTAGTCCAGTAGAGGGGGAGGGTTTTATTCCTAAGGCTGCTCCTCATTTGCAACTTGTCGAAAGTCGTCAGGTTGGAAGTGAATTGTTTTTACACTACCGCACACTCAAATAA
- a CDS encoding DUF389 domain-containing protein produces MGNNIRDRFKNFRRRGSQPEQLQQLQTDLLAESALDSAYIILIISSCAIATLGLLSDSAAVIIGAMIIAPLMLPIRGLAFGALQADITLFRKGVVAVAVGTVLAIAIASTLGLLVGLPSYGSEVLARSRPTLLDLGIAVAAGGISGYAKIETKISGSLAGTAIAVALMPPICVIGLGLAQGNWSLSLGATLLYLTNLLGIALSCMVTFVIAGCTSMARARQPLIWTMALTAILIIPLGVSFARLVRQAQLETSLRKALLNRTVTFGRLQLINSNTNWLTNPPEVRLSVRAREPVTPRQVELLEEFIKQEMGQPFTLIFEVGQVEEIRRSEPTP; encoded by the coding sequence TTGGGTAATAACATTCGAGACCGCTTTAAAAATTTCCGCCGTCGGGGTTCGCAGCCAGAACAACTCCAACAGCTACAAACAGATTTGCTGGCTGAATCAGCCTTAGACTCAGCTTACATAATTTTGATTATTAGCTCCTGTGCGATCGCAACTTTGGGTTTATTATCTGACAGTGCAGCCGTGATTATCGGCGCAATGATTATTGCCCCTCTGATGTTGCCGATTCGTGGGTTAGCTTTTGGTGCTTTGCAAGCAGATATTACTTTATTTCGCAAGGGAGTAGTTGCTGTAGCAGTGGGCACAGTATTAGCAATAGCGATCGCCTCAACTCTGGGTTTGCTGGTAGGGTTGCCTAGTTATGGTAGTGAAGTGCTGGCTCGTTCCAGACCAACATTGTTAGATTTGGGAATTGCGGTAGCGGCTGGTGGTATCAGTGGTTACGCCAAAATAGAGACGAAAATCTCTGGTAGTTTAGCAGGAACTGCGATCGCTGTTGCTCTCATGCCTCCCATCTGTGTGATTGGCTTAGGCTTGGCACAAGGGAATTGGTCACTCAGTTTGGGGGCAACCCTACTTTATCTCACCAACTTATTAGGTATTGCCCTCTCCTGTATGGTGACATTCGTGATAGCAGGTTGCACTTCAATGGCGCGGGCGCGTCAACCCCTAATTTGGACTATGGCTTTAACAGCTATCCTGATAATTCCCTTGGGAGTAAGTTTTGCCCGACTTGTACGACAAGCGCAACTAGAAACCAGCTTGCGAAAAGCATTATTGAACCGAACCGTCACCTTTGGGCGATTGCAGTTAATTAACAGTAATACCAATTGGTTGACAAATCCTCCAGAAGTCCGGCTGAGTGTTCGAGCAAGGGAACCTGTCACACCTCGGCAAGTAGAATTATTAGAAGAATTTATTAAACAAGAAATGGGGCAACCATTCACTCTAATTTTTGAAGTTGGTCAAGTAGAAGAAATTCGACGTTCTGAACCCACACCTTAA
- a CDS encoding YbjQ family protein, whose product MIITTTDVIQGAVIESYLGIVTAEVVYGSNFLRDFLAGIRDIIGGRTASYERLFEQGQRKALEELEQRAQRLGANAVIGIEIDTGTINLDQSGVLLLITATGTAVRMR is encoded by the coding sequence ATGATAATAACTACCACTGATGTGATTCAAGGAGCCGTGATTGAGTCATATTTAGGTATTGTGACAGCAGAAGTAGTCTATGGCAGCAATTTCTTGCGGGACTTTTTGGCTGGTATTCGGGATATTATTGGTGGACGCACTGCTAGCTACGAGCGCCTATTTGAGCAGGGTCAACGCAAGGCACTAGAAGAATTAGAACAGCGAGCGCAACGTTTAGGAGCGAATGCAGTAATCGGGATTGAAATTGATACTGGTACAATCAATCTTGACCAGTCAGGAGTTCTTTTGCTGATTACTGCCACAGGCACTGCTGTGAGGATGCGTTAA
- a CDS encoding DUF2252 domain-containing protein, translated as MPKHISAIVVVLILILGLAFPVQAATPRSSWVENEIYQYNHPFASQLPQELATKMQKMTASPFAFYRGTDRIFYRDMQTLPSSGFVNSSTSAIWLQGDMHLQNLGGMRDGNDNNVFDTTDFDEGYLGPYVWDLRRMAVSILLAAKENGLSSSDAQDIVRNFLDAYLNKMSDFKGTNDELSYRLESSNTNGVVKDLIQNTSGKSRSSLLTKYTQLNNSNNRVFQTTSELQPVSSSTYSDIAGAMSSYIASISSSKRYNNSYYTLKDIRLKLGSGTGSLGKYRYYLLIEGPSSATDDDRILEMKQEGSSAVAIAVPGLLPTSVYGNQEGARVAIAIKAMLSNTDPLVGYTTVSSIPFMLHEKSPYQVDFDYTLLTTKSKFMDAMGYAGKVVAKNHAISDKDYDAAIVSVSVDKEVTDVVGANKSVFKDEIVNFAVDYATQVEYDYTSFVNAYNQGVTLY; from the coding sequence ATGCCTAAACACATATCTGCAATTGTAGTTGTCTTAATTTTAATTTTGGGGTTGGCATTTCCAGTTCAAGCTGCAACTCCCCGTTCAAGTTGGGTGGAAAATGAAATTTACCAATACAACCATCCCTTTGCTTCTCAATTGCCTCAAGAATTGGCAACGAAGATGCAAAAAATGACAGCTAGCCCCTTTGCTTTTTATCGGGGAACAGATCGTATTTTTTATCGTGATATGCAGACTTTGCCAAGCTCAGGTTTTGTAAATTCTTCAACCTCAGCCATTTGGTTACAAGGAGATATGCATCTGCAAAATCTTGGGGGAATGAGAGATGGCAATGATAACAACGTTTTTGACACCACTGATTTTGATGAAGGCTATCTTGGCCCCTACGTTTGGGACTTGCGACGCATGGCAGTTTCCATTCTATTGGCAGCTAAAGAAAACGGTCTTAGCTCAAGTGATGCTCAAGATATTGTGCGGAATTTCTTAGATGCTTATCTGAATAAGATGAGCGACTTTAAGGGAACCAATGATGAACTGTCATACCGTTTAGAATCCAGCAATACGAATGGTGTAGTCAAAGATTTGATTCAAAATACATCAGGTAAGAGCCGTTCTAGCTTGTTAACGAAGTACACGCAATTAAACAACAGTAACAATCGAGTTTTCCAGACAACCTCGGAACTCCAGCCTGTATCTAGCAGCACCTATTCAGATATTGCTGGAGCGATGAGCAGTTACATTGCTTCAATTTCTAGTAGTAAGCGCTACAACAATAGTTACTACACCCTCAAGGATATTCGACTCAAATTAGGTTCCGGCACTGGTAGTCTTGGTAAGTACCGATATTACTTGCTAATTGAAGGCCCAAGTTCAGCAACCGACGACGATCGCATTTTGGAGATGAAGCAGGAAGGTAGTAGTGCAGTTGCGATCGCCGTTCCAGGTCTGCTACCAACTTCAGTTTACGGAAACCAAGAAGGGGCGCGGGTAGCAATCGCCATAAAAGCGATGCTCTCCAATACCGATCCCTTAGTTGGCTATACTACGGTCAGTAGCATCCCTTTTATGCTACATGAAAAATCACCCTACCAAGTGGACTTTGACTATACGTTACTAACCACTAAGTCAAAGTTCATGGATGCGATGGGATATGCAGGGAAGGTCGTTGCCAAGAACCATGCCATCTCTGATAAAGACTATGATGCTGCGATCGTTTCTGTAAGTGTTGACAAAGAAGTTACTGATGTTGTGGGCGCTAACAAGTCTGTATTCAAAGATGAAATTGTTAACTTTGCAGTGGACTATGCAACTCAAGTCGAGTATGACTACACGAGTTTTGTTAATGCTTATAACCAGGGGGTGACATTGTACTAA
- a CDS encoding ABC transporter ATP-binding protein, whose amino-acid sequence MTAAVFLENVYKFYNNVPVVNDLSFKIEAGEIFALLGPNGAGKSTTIRMLTTLTKPSQGRIEVGGYDVTSQAMLAKQSIGVVLQQISVDNDLSVWENMELHGRLHHISNPQRQKLINQCLEYVELAEKRDDLVKTLSGGMKRRLQIARALLHQPQILFLDEPTVGLDPQTRRRIWEIIRDLNKQGMTMLLTTHYMDEVEFLCDAFGSTKPGRIGIMDGGRLISLGTLQQLRSVHGEGLVMKQLGLSEVGTDSARSWEYLFFPSLEEANIYLNEQPDKTGMMVRPSNLEDIFVELTGRKLD is encoded by the coding sequence ATGACTGCTGCTGTCTTTCTAGAAAACGTCTACAAGTTTTATAACAATGTACCTGTAGTTAATGACCTGTCATTCAAAATTGAAGCGGGGGAGATATTTGCTCTACTTGGCCCGAACGGTGCGGGGAAATCAACCACAATTCGGATGCTGACTACACTCACGAAACCGTCCCAAGGACGGATAGAAGTCGGTGGATATGATGTAACGAGCCAAGCAATGCTAGCAAAACAAAGTATTGGTGTAGTCTTGCAGCAAATCAGTGTAGATAACGATTTAAGCGTTTGGGAAAATATGGAACTGCATGGGAGACTACATCACATTAGTAACCCACAACGACAAAAACTGATTAATCAATGCCTAGAGTATGTTGAGCTAGCAGAAAAACGTGATGATTTGGTAAAAACCCTATCTGGGGGTATGAAACGACGGTTGCAGATTGCGAGAGCTTTATTGCATCAACCACAAATTCTGTTTTTAGATGAACCAACCGTAGGACTAGACCCCCAAACCAGGCGACGAATCTGGGAAATTATTCGGGATTTAAATAAACAAGGGATGACGATGCTACTGACGACCCATTATATGGATGAGGTCGAATTTTTGTGCGATGCTTTTGGCTCTACTAAGCCAGGACGCATCGGTATTATGGATGGCGGTAGGCTGATTTCTTTAGGAACTTTACAACAACTCCGTTCTGTTCACGGTGAAGGTTTGGTGATGAAGCAATTGGGTTTGTCTGAAGTGGGGACTGATAGTGCGCGTAGTTGGGAATATTTGTTTTTCCCATCTTTAGAAGAAGCGAATATCTACTTGAATGAACAGCCCGATAAAACCGGAATGATGGTGCGTCCCTCTAACCTGGAAGATATTTTTGTGGAATTAACGGGACGCAAGTTAGATTAA
- a CDS encoding alpha/beta hydrolase has translation MGRSWESLKTVAGFLGALGKTLAVSIALTQFGANTSAIAADTVVVRLGLFTESISLAELQKAAKTGELPESLQPFTKGLAEQQRRFLLGALGMNIPMNVVTIDKLANTQIGTSILSDFATALARKDKAGVQALRAGLVLGSAAPQGLSILSFIAAYPSKRLEIDLPQAFIVAGNLNTAFWRTQQFMLAIAPQLDPKTPRIPFTFDPSQPGNAEVKILNLSLNNQKRDAYGGQSQRKIPVDIYWSTAATPDKPIIVFSHGFASVRTDLRYLAEHLASHGYVVAALEHPGSNGENTNLALQGKTRVMKPQEFLYRPQDISFVLDELEKLNQTANNPLQGKLATNKAMVVGYSFGGATALALAGAELQLEHLKQRCKKNLTILSLGENIQCIAQELPENSYQLRDPRIKQAIALNPITSLLFGETGLTKIQVPTLVLAGSADKTAPALTEQIVGFDKIPSPKWLVGIVGGTHLSIKDPSTTLDQVGQPNTPISGGEVVGEKAADVRKYLKAIALAFAAQMTPEAKNYAIFLTPDYAQFASTPAFPFRLITQIPPDDMAIVKEFVNK, from the coding sequence ATGGGAAGAAGTTGGGAAAGTCTTAAGACAGTTGCAGGTTTCTTGGGTGCGTTGGGAAAAACCCTTGCCGTAAGTATCGCACTTACACAGTTCGGGGCAAATACTTCGGCAATTGCGGCTGACACCGTTGTTGTGCGTTTGGGTTTATTTACAGAATCCATTTCCTTGGCTGAGTTGCAAAAGGCTGCAAAAACTGGGGAATTACCTGAGAGTCTACAGCCTTTTACTAAAGGATTAGCTGAACAACAACGCCGCTTCTTGTTGGGGGCATTGGGCATGAATATACCGATGAATGTTGTCACCATTGATAAGTTAGCTAATACCCAGATTGGCACAAGTATTCTCAGTGACTTCGCTACAGCCTTAGCCCGAAAGGACAAAGCTGGAGTTCAAGCACTAAGAGCAGGATTAGTATTAGGCTCTGCTGCACCGCAGGGTCTTTCTATACTCAGTTTTATCGCCGCTTATCCTAGTAAACGCTTAGAAATTGATTTGCCCCAGGCTTTTATAGTTGCAGGGAATTTGAATACAGCTTTTTGGCGCACGCAGCAATTTATGCTAGCCATCGCTCCCCAACTCGACCCCAAAACACCGCGAATTCCTTTCACTTTTGATCCCAGCCAACCAGGAAACGCTGAAGTAAAAATACTCAACTTAAGCCTGAATAACCAAAAGCGCGATGCCTACGGCGGGCAGAGCCAACGTAAAATTCCAGTTGATATTTATTGGTCAACTGCTGCAACTCCTGACAAACCCATAATTGTTTTTTCTCACGGCTTTGCATCAGTCCGCACGGACTTGCGTTACCTAGCAGAACATTTAGCATCCCACGGTTATGTAGTTGCAGCTTTAGAACATCCCGGTAGTAATGGGGAAAATACTAACTTAGCATTACAAGGCAAAACCAGAGTTATGAAACCTCAAGAATTTTTGTATCGCCCTCAAGATATTAGTTTTGTTCTTGATGAATTAGAAAAGCTCAACCAAACAGCTAATAATCCACTGCAAGGAAAACTTGCAACCAATAAAGCGATGGTTGTTGGTTATTCTTTTGGTGGTGCTACAGCTTTAGCACTTGCTGGAGCCGAATTACAATTAGAACATCTGAAACAACGCTGCAAAAAGAACTTGACTATTTTGAGTCTGGGAGAAAATATACAGTGTATTGCTCAAGAACTACCAGAAAATAGCTATCAACTACGAGATCCCAGAATCAAACAGGCGATCGCTCTCAATCCTATAACTTCTCTGCTCTTTGGCGAAACTGGGTTAACTAAGATACAAGTTCCTACCCTAGTATTAGCAGGTTCCGCCGATAAAACTGCCCCAGCTTTAACTGAACAGATTGTGGGATTTGACAAAATCCCATCCCCAAAATGGCTCGTTGGTATAGTTGGGGGTACTCATCTAAGTATAAAAGACCCTAGTACTACTTTGGATCAGGTAGGACAACCAAATACACCGATTAGTGGCGGTGAAGTTGTGGGTGAAAAAGCAGCAGATGTTCGCAAGTACCTTAAAGCTATAGCTTTAGCCTTTGCTGCACAGATGACTCCAGAAGCCAAAAACTACGCTATCTTTCTGACACCAGATTATGCCCAGTTTGCTTCAACTCCTGCATTTCCATTTCGCCTAATTACACAGATTCCTCCTGATGATATGGCAATAGTGAAGGAATTTGTTAATAAATAA
- a CDS encoding TMEM175 family protein, giving the protein MGKGRLEAFSDGVIAIIITIMVLEIKVPHGFDLAALRPLIPVFLSYVLSFIYIGIYWNNHHHLLQAVRQVNGRILWANLHLLFWLSLIPFVTGWMGENHFAAMPVALYGTVLMLAAIAYYILTRALISYHGKDSTLAIAVGEDFKGKVSVVFYAVAIPLAFVNSWFACALYVLVAIIWLIPDRRIEKTLSEF; this is encoded by the coding sequence ATGGGCAAAGGAAGATTAGAAGCATTTAGTGATGGGGTGATTGCCATCATCATTACTATTATGGTGCTAGAAATCAAAGTGCCGCATGGGTTTGATTTAGCTGCGCTGCGTCCGCTAATCCCGGTATTTCTGAGTTATGTGCTGAGTTTTATTTATATCGGTATCTACTGGAATAATCACCATCACTTACTACAAGCAGTCAGACAGGTTAATGGGCGTATCCTTTGGGCGAATCTGCATTTGCTGTTTTGGTTGTCGTTAATTCCCTTCGTTACTGGTTGGATGGGCGAGAATCACTTTGCTGCTATGCCAGTTGCCCTTTATGGTACGGTGTTGATGTTGGCTGCGATCGCATACTACATTCTTACCCGCGCCCTGATTTCTTACCACGGTAAGGATTCGACCTTAGCGATCGCAGTCGGTGAAGACTTCAAAGGAAAAGTATCGGTGGTGTTTTATGCTGTAGCTATTCCACTTGCCTTTGTGAACTCATGGTTTGCCTGTGCATTGTACGTTTTAGTTGCGATTATCTGGCTTATCCCCGATCGTCGCATAGAGAAGACTCTCAGCGAATTTTAG
- a CDS encoding DUF6875 domain-containing protein, translated as MTFQSTTSSILHKLMQLYTILEIEHLKQHEDFPYFLEIREWVKNFLGRPHPNLGRSGAVCPFVPYSLKSNSIRLAVIHTKNLYPEQLEEVVGRYRSIFLGMEVKEQELAINKAFLIIFPDIDERAYQVIDNVQQKLKPLFVESGLMIGEFHKRNESPGLHNPNFRPLRSPIPLLAIRFMVEADLPFLLSPTDPHLRIKYLEAYLKHFGHKFTDETKFKNAYQALALAREELTAIVR; from the coding sequence TTGACTTTTCAATCAACAACTTCTTCAATTTTACACAAGCTCATGCAACTCTATACAATTCTTGAAATCGAACACCTTAAGCAACACGAAGACTTTCCTTACTTCCTTGAAATTAGGGAGTGGGTAAAAAATTTTTTAGGAAGACCTCATCCTAACTTAGGAAGATCCGGCGCAGTTTGCCCTTTTGTACCTTACTCTCTAAAGTCAAACAGTATTCGTCTAGCAGTTATTCACACAAAAAATTTGTATCCAGAACAATTAGAAGAGGTTGTTGGACGCTACCGAAGTATCTTTCTTGGGATGGAAGTTAAAGAGCAAGAATTAGCAATTAATAAAGCTTTTTTAATTATCTTTCCTGATATTGATGAAAGAGCCTATCAAGTAATAGATAATGTCCAGCAAAAACTTAAACCTTTGTTTGTTGAATCAGGACTAATGATCGGAGAGTTTCATAAACGCAATGAAAGTCCTGGTCTGCATAACCCAAACTTTCGTCCACTTCGTAGCCCGATCCCCTTATTGGCTATCCGGTTTATGGTTGAGGCTGACCTCCCCTTTCTTCTGAGTCCGACCGATCCGCACTTACGTATTAAGTATCTGGAAGCTTATTTAAAGCATTTTGGTCATAAATTTACAGATGAAACAAAGTTTAAAAATGCTTATCAAGCGTTAGCTTTAGCAAGAGAAGAACTTACAGCTATTGTCAGGTAA
- a CDS encoding cation:proton antiporter: MVFESAIAEEVITNNLKQFLLVLSVSLGVATLPQVFSWFRNIPYTLLLVIVGLGLAFVDVRLVTLSPELILFIFLPPLLFEAAWNLKWAELKRDLVPICLYAVFGVVIAIVGVAIALNQFIGISLTTALLIAASLSATDPVSVTALFRQLGVGSRLTTLMEGESLFNDGMAVVAFGFLVALSLGTVELEFQPILLQLFTVVGIGVGVGAFIGFGISYLTQRFDLPLVEQSLTLVSAYGTYLIIEDLGGSGVIGVVTTGLILGNFGSRIGMNPRTRVIVSEFWEFLAFFVNSIVFLLIGDQIRFASLGENLQIIMVTVAAMILMRAVAILILTKFSTSITKSDISLPEQTILWWGGLRGSVSIALALSVSTILPEREKIIATVFGVVLFTLLVQGLTIKPLLEKLNLLGDAPLREQYLELVARHVALERVLQHLQADQRPGIDPEFRRYQETLIKGELADLRMEIDELQQESPNLQSFTTEQFRGELLAIEADTYAEFVKSGRLNKELGSMLEDVLPNNQQG, from the coding sequence ATGGTGTTTGAATCAGCGATCGCCGAGGAAGTGATTACAAATAATCTCAAGCAGTTTCTGTTGGTACTTTCGGTGTCTCTAGGTGTGGCAACACTACCGCAGGTATTTAGCTGGTTTCGCAATATCCCTTACACCTTGCTACTGGTGATTGTTGGGTTAGGTTTGGCGTTTGTGGATGTTCGTTTAGTAACCCTTTCCCCGGAATTAATTTTGTTTATTTTTTTACCACCGTTGTTATTTGAAGCCGCCTGGAATTTGAAATGGGCAGAACTGAAGCGGGATTTAGTACCAATTTGCTTGTATGCAGTGTTCGGGGTGGTAATTGCGATCGTCGGGGTAGCGATCGCTCTCAATCAATTCATTGGTATTTCCCTAACTACAGCTTTACTGATCGCCGCCAGCCTATCTGCAACCGATCCGGTTTCTGTCACCGCTTTGTTCCGTCAACTCGGTGTAGGTAGTCGTCTTACCACCTTAATGGAAGGCGAAAGCCTATTCAATGATGGTATGGCTGTAGTTGCTTTTGGTTTTTTGGTTGCCTTATCTTTGGGAACTGTGGAATTGGAATTCCAGCCCATCTTATTGCAGTTATTTACAGTTGTTGGCATCGGTGTAGGGGTGGGGGCTTTCATTGGGTTTGGCATTTCCTACCTCACCCAGCGCTTCGATTTGCCTTTAGTGGAGCAATCCTTAACCCTAGTTTCCGCCTACGGCACTTACCTAATTATTGAAGACTTGGGCGGTTCTGGAGTAATTGGGGTTGTCACCACAGGTTTGATTTTAGGTAACTTTGGCTCTCGTATCGGTATGAATCCCCGCACGCGGGTTATTGTCTCCGAATTTTGGGAATTTTTGGCGTTCTTTGTTAACTCCATTGTCTTCTTGCTGATTGGCGACCAAATACGCTTTGCTAGTTTGGGCGAAAACCTGCAAATCATTATGGTGACAGTGGCAGCCATGATTTTGATGCGAGCAGTTGCTATTTTGATTCTCACCAAATTTAGTACTAGCATCACCAAGTCGGACATTTCTTTACCAGAACAAACTATTTTATGGTGGGGTGGGTTACGCGGTTCCGTTTCCATTGCCCTGGCATTGAGTGTATCGACAATACTACCAGAGCGAGAAAAAATTATTGCAACAGTATTTGGAGTAGTTTTATTTACTCTCCTTGTTCAGGGATTGACCATCAAACCTTTGCTAGAAAAACTCAATTTGCTAGGTGATGCACCCTTACGCGAGCAATATTTAGAATTAGTTGCCCGTCATGTTGCCTTAGAACGCGTTCTGCAACATCTCCAGGCAGACCAACGCCCTGGCATTGACCCAGAATTTCGCCGCTACCAGGAGACACTAATAAAAGGGGAACTTGCAGATTTACGCATGGAAATTGATGAATTACAGCAAGAGTCCCCCAATCTTCAAAGCTTTACAACAGAGCAATTTCGAGGAGAACTGCTGGCAATTGAGGCAGATACTTATGCAGAATTTGTCAAGTCTGGTAGGTTAAATAAGGAATTAGGATCTATGCTTGAGGATGTTTTGCCGAATAATCAACAAGGTTGA
- a CDS encoding tetratricopeptide repeat protein, giving the protein MYKPTSFVFSVVLLGCFAFTIPSVAQAQVLVAQAKNPQLKELLEEGRRLVDGGDYGGAIAVYQQAASLDPKNAKIHSGIGYLYAQQGNYQAALTSYRRAIAINPNNSDFYYAVGYIKANLGDTPGAKEGYRRAIQLNRNNVNAYLGLAVTQSRMGDYSAATWAYQQAIDLDKNNAQTYELMGSMYKQRRQAKLANSSLQKARDLYKRRNDSAGVDRVEAMLRQLGG; this is encoded by the coding sequence GTGTACAAGCCTACATCATTTGTGTTTAGCGTGGTGTTACTAGGATGTTTTGCCTTCACTATACCTTCAGTGGCTCAGGCTCAGGTATTAGTGGCGCAAGCTAAAAACCCACAATTGAAGGAACTACTAGAAGAAGGACGGAGATTAGTGGATGGTGGAGATTATGGTGGTGCGATCGCAGTTTATCAGCAAGCAGCTAGCCTAGATCCCAAAAATGCTAAAATCCATTCAGGTATTGGCTACTTATACGCTCAACAGGGAAATTACCAGGCAGCACTAACATCTTATCGTCGGGCGATCGCCATCAACCCTAACAATAGTGATTTTTACTACGCTGTAGGTTACATCAAAGCCAATTTAGGAGACACACCTGGGGCAAAAGAAGGCTACCGTCGGGCCATACAACTGAACCGTAACAACGTTAACGCCTATTTAGGATTGGCTGTTACCCAATCCCGGATGGGAGACTATAGTGCTGCTACCTGGGCATACCAACAAGCAATCGACTTGGATAAGAACAATGCCCAAACTTATGAGTTGATGGGTTCAATGTATAAACAGCGACGACAAGCGAAACTTGCCAACAGTTCGCTTCAAAAAGCCCGCGACTTATACAAGCGGCGCAATGACTCAGCAGGAGTAGACAGAGTAGAAGCCATGCTGCGACAGTTAGGAGGATGA